One Psychrosphaera aestuarii DNA window includes the following coding sequences:
- a CDS encoding NADPH-dependent FMN reductase — MKITIISGSTRNNSASSKTSRYLKNQLLEINNKNTVDIFDLSEAQLPLWDESLDLTTLSAHADSLEASDAFVFVVPEWHGMAPPALKNLFFLFTGVFRHKPAFIVSISAGTGGRYPIQELRSTVYKNTYLNFIPVNTIIDRVNTIIDEDGNYIGEKQFVANRVDEGLKLLLEYGSAFQVIRKSDIVLEKRFPNGV, encoded by the coding sequence ATGAAAATTACAATTATCTCGGGTAGTACAAGAAATAACTCAGCAAGCTCAAAAACCTCTCGCTATTTAAAAAATCAATTGTTAGAGATTAACAACAAAAATACCGTTGATATTTTTGACTTATCAGAAGCGCAACTGCCTCTTTGGGACGAGTCCTTAGACTTAACTACATTGTCTGCTCATGCTGACTCGCTTGAAGCGTCGGACGCGTTTGTGTTTGTAGTGCCTGAGTGGCATGGAATGGCTCCGCCTGCATTAAAAAACTTATTCTTTTTATTTACTGGTGTATTTAGACATAAACCTGCATTTATTGTATCTATTTCAGCGGGAACCGGCGGTCGTTACCCAATTCAAGAGCTACGCTCTACTGTGTATAAAAATACTTACTTAAACTTTATTCCTGTAAATACAATTATTGACCGAGTTAATACTATTATTGACGAAGATGGAAATTACATCGGCGAAAAGCAGTTTGTCGCTAATAGAGTAGATGAAGGGCTTAAATTACTTCTAGAGTATGGAAGTGCTTTCCAAGTGATTCGAAAAAGTGACATTGTACTAGAGAAACGTTTTCCAAATGGTGTTTAA